AGGAtattatttactatttctattcctattactatttatattcctattcctattcctatttcAGTTAATGTAAAAGTACAAGTATTAGAATTTTCTCTAACAATTATGCTTCCACTTGATACCACTCCAAATTTTGTGGCAAGATGCCTAATGTGAGAAGTGATTCCTTGCcttcttttttacttttcttgTTTCCTTTTCCTCGTTGCCCTTTTTCGAGACATAAAGACCTTTATTTTAAACCCTTTTTAGGCTCCTAAATCAGTTATGCCTTAACCTATCTAGCAATGCATTAAATCAGGAGTTCTAATTGTGGGCTTCCAAGTGTGAAGCATGCTTCGTAGTGGTTATTTAATCAAGTTGTACCATTCGCATATTTTGCTTGCATCAGAAGAGTTCTTCTTTGGGGTCTAATTTTGTATTGGTTATTGATCATCTAAACTCAATCTAATGTCGATTAGTAAAAAGGCTTTATATGTTTGCTTTACTATTAAATTCACATTTCTTTTCATATTAGGCATTTGGTTCCTAATAATTTAGGGGTTTGGATCTGGAAAAAGGATTGTGTGGTGTCATCTCTCGTGACTGGTTTAGGTACAAGGGATGGTGAAAATTGGAACCCAAACTTCTGCTCTATGTGGACTACATCCTAACAAAAATTGGCTGGCACATTTAATGGCTGATACAGGACTATTAATTGCTGCCACTTCAGCTGATATTGATGTGATCATTGATTAGTTTGTTTAATTAATACGCCCTGTGAGAGATAAAGGGAAAGAGGATTATCACAACTGTGGAATCTATCCCATTGGCTTCTTTACTTTATCTTGCAGATATTGACAAGCTTGAAATATCCTGTGATGTTGATAGTGCATTATTGTTTGTGCAGGAGCTACTATCGATGAATATCGTCATGAGATTAAAGTTAGAAGAATAGGAGAATTTTActtttatgttttctttttgaagttttaattGGGAAGAAAAAACATGGAGAATTTTACTTTCATGTGCACAAAAGTGTGTTTAGTCACTGGGAATATTGCTGCAGAAAAATACATTCTGCTTATTCATTTCTGCCTTTGTTACCTTGAATGATAAAATGCCATAGGCTGAACTTCCCTTACTTCATCAGAAAAGAGGATTGGCTGATCGATTTTATgaactttttaaatatttatttagttaaaaataattttacaaaataaaataataaattgagattgactttatttttatttactcaTTAGgtgtaaaataaatatatcaatCTCGTAAAATTATTTAAACTAATGGATGTCCTTCGTTTAAAAATGACAGAGTCTGTCGAGTTGTTGGAACCGAGGCATGCCAGATTGTCGTTGCATGGTCCATTGTTTTGACGTCGGATTTTCATAAAACATCGACTTTGTTCGTCAGTTTTGTCCCTCATGTTTTGCACAAATTTTTTTAGTGCTTACAAACTTGGAAAATCCTTTCTTCGTAAGTTAGCTTTTAGGGTTGAATTAGGTTCAAGTTTCATATCTTTAGAAAGAGATGTGGCTTCCTCtttttttcaagttaattaAAGACGGTCTGTAAAAGTGTAGTAGTGTACactattttataaaaatgtcTTTGCAGATTTATCACAAGTGGTTTCCACTGCTCCTGTATCCTCTCATCAAATTGATTTAAGTTAAAAGTTGTAGTGGATCATTTTTGTACCTCCATAACTTCACATAGTTTTGTAAAAGATATGGTCATTCATATTAAAGAACAAAGTTTTTGAAAGCAAGATTCAATTTAGTGTATTCGTACGCAAGATACCGAATTGGATCTCGTTGGTCAAGCAAGCCCCCATCGTCTAGTGGTTTAGGACATCTCCGCCGCTGCCGTCATTTTTAGGACCGACCGACCCAATGATCCTTCTCGTGCGCTGATCGGGGGCGTCCATGTCACAGAACTTTTCTGTGAGCTAGTTGAAGTTGCTCTCCTTTTGCCTGCCATTCATGTCGTGCTTTCAGTCCGGACCTGATGATGGTAAAGAGGGGTAAGCAAAGAGATACAACATGTGAACGACGGCCAGACTGAGAAGGCGCACTTCATTCCCAAGCGGGGCCGGGGGGGTTCCTTTTCGATTCACGGAATGTGATCTGTGCCAGATGGTTAAGGCTGAGCACCAGAGACCAGCAGGACCCTTACAGCCAGTTCAGATACCACAGTGGAAGTGGGACGAGATAGCCATGAACTTTGTCACTGGATTACCGAAGACTGCGAGGCAACATGACGCCATTAGGGTGAAATATCTTGTTAGCTTAAAATATGTTTATATTACTAACAAATATTTGCTATGAAGCTAGAGATTTCACGTCATAAGAGAATAATAATACTACTATAAATTACAATTACGAAAATATGAAAGCAATAGTAACATAACAAAACTAAACCATCGAAACTGAAGAAAGAGAATTTAGCAATGATTGATAAAAATGTGTTGCAAACTCATATTACTAGTTATATATTGAATGCATGATTGGCCTCATTTGGGATTTCCCACCTACGTGGTTGTTGCAGCCGTTGTTCCACCCTTGTTAGCTTTTTTAGACTTCGTAATTTTACCCCGCGTTGCATCATTCCCTTCTGGCTAATGGGCCAAACTAGGCTTTCATTCATGTAGATGCCTGCCTCCCAAAAAGGATAATCAGTAATAGTAACCTTTTGACATATGATAGAATCATTTTTTGGatcataaatcatgaaagttgattgattAAGTTGAATCAAGATTTCTCCTTTATTTGACATCTTGCAAAAGAGTGGAGAAAAATATCTAGAATTGTAAGAGCGATTAATAGTATACATCTTTGTCCAAGATTCTTTAATTCCATATTCCTTCATAATCCACACATGTGTTTGAAGGCTCTGATTATTACACAAAATAGAAAGATCATTTCCCAACACTCCCATAGATAGCGTTAAATCAAAATCTCCTTCTCCATAAAAGGGTTTTTCCACCTTTCCCCATTTTTCATCGGTCACATCAATACAAATGATGTCCCAATGTTCATCCTGTGAAGGAGAATTAGCCCAATGAAGCTTTCCATTCACAAAGATACCCTCATCCTCTCTAAATAGACCATACTGACGATCATGTACTATAATTCTCCATGAATCACTATTTGAACTATATATTCTGACCTCTTTAGGGGAAATAATCACTAGCTTATAATCATCACGAAGCTGATCATATCCAAAACCATGGAAGTAATAACCAGATTGAGGATCACG
This DNA window, taken from Solanum dulcamara chromosome 3, daSolDulc1.2, whole genome shotgun sequence, encodes the following:
- the LOC129881461 gene encoding F-box/kelch-repeat protein At3g23880-like: MPNCCAEFKTLMESEAYHQQPQRSKPKRRKQSNQNSSYKIPTLPVELIIEILSRLPVKSLLKFRCVSRPWRCLISSRKFIKAHLNAFTNNKDSTHHSRLLLRFVQPHHHLMDCSIRSLLYDSDPKIFQLSYPMQNPRKSFKILGSVNGLICFSSESDLFLWNPSIRKFKKFRDPQSGYYFHGFGYDQLRDDYKLVIISPKEVRIYSSNSDSWRIIVHDRQYGLFREDEGIFVNGKLHWANSPSQDEHWDIICIDVTDEKWGKVEKPFYGEGDFDLTLSMGVLGNDLSILCNNQSLQTHVWIMKEYGIKESWTKMYTINRSYNSRYFSPLFCKMSNKGEILIQLNQSTFMIYDPKNDSIICQKVTITDYPFWEAGIYMNESLVWPISQKGMMQRGVKLRSLKKLTRVEQRLQQPRRWEIPNEANHAFNI